A single Amphiprion ocellaris isolate individual 3 ecotype Okinawa chromosome 15, ASM2253959v1, whole genome shotgun sequence DNA region contains:
- the fhod3a gene encoding FH1/FH2 domain-containing protein 3 isoform X1 gives MATFVCRVQFLDDTDPFNSTNFPEPTRPPLYTFREDIPLINQVAGVHRLLRAPHKLDDCALQLSHNGTYLDLESSLAEQRDELEGFQQDDTGTRGKKHSVILRTQLTVRVHACIERLYNSNGRDLRRALFSLKQIFQDDKDLVHEFVMAEGLTCLIKVGAEADQNYQNYILRALGQIMLYVDGMNGVIGHPETIQWLYTLVGSKFRLVVKTALKLLLVFVEYSESNASLLIQAITSVDTKRGCKPWSNAMEILHEKDGVDTELLVYAMTLINKTLSALPDQDSFYDMVDVLEEQGMETVSQRHLGRKGTDLDLVEQLNIYEMTLRHEDGDDDSHPPPMGRRDRRRASLGGGDKKHGLERRRSRRASLGRSGQASPCSPASPQRAGFQPFSGHRAEDASESPARPLPPIVHRTTLQSITITSRKEHIKEDEQRNRTEPPPAPASSPSTPTSSSSSPLSPPAQPSLLATLLARKRSTVTVPATTEVSPPMRGSSRPSPDRLPYLPHSPFHLFSYDLEEEPSPSAPAKPTEEPPKTTSPRNGGLVSYSSLSTPNTPTSPRPALGGLLSSSYRQHQESLAAERERRRVEREERLQKIEREERNKHSRDYVDKMEEARLAREERYKNVERLAAEEYERDRVRVSRTRPDLNLTFEPSEAWPSSSRSSTPSSFASQEDTEADLEAETPATPYTPSETGEADDSSASVGTEEKEEEATAEEEEEQKEEEEEEGQEEAAEEKEEEVEERKEEAEKEREEAEEDSGILSDKERQNEEVNEKDNCSASSISSASSTLEREERGSTENGLKEAEVNEKCNKLLNSKLFMLDMLYSQNKKLSDNEEEEEDDMEKENEKGEVEDKEAQQDAKGELDGDQENSKRDDKSDHHGSIRPFAERFGNLIKDLSPTHPHLDSPANEPPPPPPKKESDTIWDQLLASPRELRIGDINFTDLTEDDDKDILDAVSMGGCGDLPPPPPPPPFIPRFPPPPPILGSCPPPPPLIGIMRPPPPPSFNAPIPVPPPPEPPLFNKKKKTVRLFWSEVRPTDSQYRDYKHSGDSFWSKLEPVKLDTAKLEHLFETKSKEMPVTKKTAADGKRQEIIVLDSKRSNAINIGLTVLPPPRTIKTAILNFDEYALNKEGIEKILTMIPTEEEKQKIQEAQLANPDVPLGSAEQFLLTLSSISELSARLQLWAFKMDYEATEKEVAEPLQDLKEGMEQLEKNKTLRYILSTLLSIGNFLNGTNAKGFELTYLEKVPEVKDTVHKQSLLHHACSAVVENFPQSTDLYSEIGAITRSAKVDFDQLQENLNQMERRCKASWDHLKVIAKHEMKPQLKQKMSDFLKDCAERIIILKIVHRRIINRFHSFLLFLGHPAYSVREISVHRFSKILSEFALEYRTTRDRVLQQKQKRADHRERNKTRGKMIVDVNAPSDDEEEREVSASVLGGRYGSSSSNSAPSCSQESEQPQGLDHAEDAAEHEVMKAVLRTSLSGGDKEGSGVPGLRTRTRSRPGRGGRTVQAWTPPVEDTQICGDDAADEIMERIVRSATQGPGTRAQPRERRRSRANRKSLRRTLKNGLTPEEALALGLTDSPDT, from the exons AAAGACTGTATAACTCCAATGGACGTGACTTGAGAAGGGCACTGTTCTCTCTAAAGCAGATTTTTCAG gaTGACAAAGACCTGGTGCATGAGTTTGTGATGGCCGAGGGTCTGACATGTCTCATCAAGGTGGGAGCAGAAGCTGACCAGAACTACCAGAACTACATATTAAGAG CTCTGGGGCAGATCATGCTGTATGTAGATGGGATGAACGGTGTCATTGGCCACCCTGAGACAATCCAGTGGCTCTACACTCTTGTTGGCTCAAAG TTCCGTCTGGTGGTAAAAACAGCCCTGAAGCTGCTGTTGGTGTTTGTGGAGTACTCTGAGTCCAACGCCTCACTGCTGATACAAGCCATCACCTCTGTAGACACCAAGAGAG GCTGCAAGCCATGGTCCAATGCTATGGAGATTTTGCATGAGAAGGATGGAGTGGACACAGAACTGCTGGTCTATGCCATGACCCTCATCAATAAG ACACTTTCAGCGCTGCCTGACCAGGATTCCTTCTATGATATGGTGGATGTTCTGGAGGAACAAGGCATGGAGACAGTTTCCCAAAGACACCTGGGTCGGAAAGGCACTGATCTTGACTTGGTCGAGCAGCTCAACATCTATGAG ATGACCCTACGCCATGAAGATGGCGATGACGACAGCCATCCTCCACCAATGGGACGCCGGGACCGCCGGAGAGCCAGCCTCGGTGGTGGGGACAAAAAGCATGGCCTGGAGAGGAGGCGAAGCCGCCGGGCTTCTCTTGGACGATCTGGTCAAGCCTCCCCCTGCAGCCCTGCATCCCCGCAGAGGGCCGGCTTCCAGCCTTTCAGTGGACACAGAGCTGAGGACGCAAGCGAGAG CCCGGCTCGACCTCTTCCACCCATTGTTCACAGAACAACCCTTCAGTCCATCACCATCACCTCCAGAAAGGAGCATATAAAAGAGGACGAGCAGAGGAATCGGACAGAACCACCTCCAGCACCCGCCTCCTCCCCCTCtacccccacctcctcctcctcctcccctctcagCCCCCCGGCACAACCTTCCCTGCTGGCCACGCTGCTGGCCAGGAAAAGGTCTACCGTCACTGTCCCAGCAACCACAGAGGTCAGTCCGCCCATGCGCGGCAGCTCCCGTCCCTCCCCCGACCGCCTGCCCTACCTGCCCCACTCGCCCTTCCACCTCTTCTCATACGATCTCGAGGAAGAGCCGTCACCCTCGGCTCCAGCTAAACCCACCGAGGAACCACCCAAAACGACGTCTCCCAG GAATGGAGGTCTCGTGTCCTACTCCTCTCTCAGCACTCCAAACACACCTACCAGCCCAAG ACCTGCTTTGGGAGGTCTTCTATCGTCGTCGTACCGACAACACCAGGAATCACTGGCAGCCGAGCGAGAGCGCCGTCGtgtggagagagaggagagactgCAGAAGatagaaagagaggagaggaacaaGCACAG CCGTGACTATGTGGATAAAATGGAAGAGGCCAGGCTTGCGCGGGAGGAGAG GTATAAGAACGTGGAGCGTCTGGCGGCGGAGGAGTACGAGAGGGACCGTGTCCGGGTGTCAAGGACTCGCCCTGACCTGAACCTGACCTTTGAACCATCGGAGGCCTGGCCCTCATCATCACGCAGCAGCACCCCGTCCTCCTTCGCATCCCAGGAGGACACAGAGGCAGATCTTGAAGCAGAGACTCCCGCCACTCCCTACACACCCTCTGAGACTG GAGAAGCCGATGACTCCAGTGCCAGTGTAGGaacagaggaaaaggaggaagaagccactgctgaggaggaggaagaacagaaggaagaagaagaagaggaagggcAGGAGGAAGCggcagaagaaaaggaggaagaagtcGAGGAACGTaaggaggaagcagagaaggagagagaggaggcggaggaggacaGCGGCATCCTCAGCGACAAGGAACGGCAGAATGAGGAAGTGAACGAGAAGGACAACTGCTCGGCCTCCAGCATCTCCTCTGCCAGCAGCACtctggagagggaggagagagggagcaCGGAGAATG GCTTGAAGGAGGCAGAGGTGAATGAGAAGTGCAACAAACTCCTCAACAGCAAACTCTTCATGCTGGACATGTTGTACTCCCAGAACAAGAAGCTCAGTGacaacgaggaggaggaggaagatgacaTGGAGAAGGAGAATGAGAAaggagaggtggaggacaaAGAGGCACAGCAGGATGCTAAAGGAGAACTGGATGGTGACCAGGAGAATAGCAAAAGGGATGACAAGTCAGACCATCACGGGAGCATTCGTCCATTTGCGGAGCGGTTTGGAAACTTGATCAAGGACCTTAGTCCAACCCACCCTCACCTGGACAGCCCGGCCAATGAGCCGCCTCCTCCCCCGCCCAAAAAGGAGTCCGACACGATCTGGGACCAGCTGTTGGCCAGCCCTCGAGAGCTGCGCATCGGGGACATCAACTTCACCGACCTGACGGAGGACGATGACAAGGACATTCTGGATGCTGTTTCGATGGGAGGATGTGGCGACCTCCCGCCTCCGCCGCCTCCTCCGCCCTTTATCCCCCGTTTCCCTCCACCCCCACCTATACTAGGCAGCTGCCCCCCACCCCCTCCCTTAATTGGCATTATGAGGCCTCCGCCCCCTCCTTCCTTTAACGCTCCAATTCCAGTGCCTCCTCCCCCAGAGCCGCCTCTtttcaacaaaaagaagaagacggTCAGGCTCTTCTGGAGTGAG GTGCGTCCAACTGACAGCCAGTACAGGGACTACAAGCACAGTGGGGACTCATTCTGGTCCAAACTGGAACCAGTAAAGTTGGACACTGCCAAATTGGAACACCTGTTTGAGACAAAATCAAAGGAAATGCCAGTTACAAAG aaaacagcagctgatggcaAACGTCAGGAGATAATTGTTTTGGATTCGAAGAGAAGTAACGCCATCAACATCGGCCTGACGGTTCTGCCTCCACCTCGCACCATTAAGACAGCCATTCTGAACTTTGACGAGTACGCACTTAACAAGGAGGGCATAGAG AAAATCCTAACGATGATCcccacagaggaggagaagcagaagaTCCAGGAGGCCCAGCTGGCCAATCCTGATGTCCCTCTGGGCTCTGCAGAGCAGTTTCTCCTCACTCTGTCCTCCATCAGTGAGCTTTCTGCCAGACTGCAGCTCTGGGCCTTTAAAATGGACTACGAAGCAACAGAGAAG GAAGTAGCAGAGCCACTGCAGGATCTAAAGGAGGGTATGGAGCAGCTGGAGAAGAACAAAACTCTTCGCTACATCCTCTCTACGCTGCTCTCAATCGGAAACTTCCTCAACGGCACCAAT GCTAAAGGCTTTGAGCTGACGTATTTGGAGAAGGTTCCGGAGGTGAAGGATACAGTCCATAAGCAGTCTCTGCTCCATCACGCCTGCTCTGCAGTGGTGGAGAACTTCCCTCAGAGCACCGACCTCTACTCCGAGATCGGAGCCATCACGCGATCTGCAAAA GTGGACTTTGACCAGCTGCAGGAGAACTTAAATCAGATGGAGCGGCGCTGCAAAGCCTCATGGGACCACCTGAAGGTGATCGCCAAGCACGAGATGAAGCCGCAGTTGAAGCAGAAGATGTCGGACTTCCTCAAAGACTGTGCAGAAAGAATCATCATCCTCAAGATTGTTCACCGCAGGATCATCAACAG GTTCCATTCGTTCCTGTTGTTCCTCGGCCATCCGGCCTACAGTGTGAGAGAGATCAGTGTCCACAGGTTCAGTAAAATCCTCAGTGAGTTTGCGCTGGAGTACCGAACGACCCGAGACCGtgtcctgcagcagaaacagaaacgCGCCGACCATCGCGAACGCAACAAGACCCGAGGAAAGATGATCGTGGATGTCAACGCTCCT tctgatgatgaagaggagcGCGAGGTTTCAGCAAGTGTGCTg GGTGGTCGATACGGCTcgagcagcagcaacagcgcCCCCAGCTGCAGCCAGGAGAGTGAGCAGCCTCAGGGTCTGGACCACGCTGAGGACGCTGCAGAACACGAGGTCATGAAAGCTGTGCTGAGAACCAGCCTCAGCGGTGGTGACAAGGAGGGCAGTGGGGTGCCGGGCCTTCGGACACGGACCAGATCACGGCCAGGACGAGGAG GTCGCACTGTGCAGGCCTGGACACCGCCTGTTGAGGACACTCAGATCTGTGGAGACGATGCAGCAGATGAAATCATGGAGCGTATAGTGAGGTCGGCCACTCAGGGTCCAGGAACCAGAGCCCAGCcccgagagaggaggaggtccAGAGCCAACCGCAAATCAC TGAGGCGGACTCTGAAAAACGGTCTGACACCAGAAGAAGCTCTTGCTTTGGGGCTAACTGATTCTCCAGACACATAA
- the fhod3a gene encoding FH1/FH2 domain-containing protein 3 isoform X2, translated as MATFVCRVQFLDDTDPFNSTNFPEPTRPPLYTFREDIPLINQVAGVHRLLRAPHKLDDCALQLSHNGTYLDLESSLAEQRDELEGFQQDDTGTRGKKHSVILRTQLTVRVHACIERLYNSNGRDLRRALFSLKQIFQDDKDLVHEFVMAEGLTCLIKVGAEADQNYQNYILRALGQIMLYVDGMNGVIGHPETIQWLYTLVGSKFRLVVKTALKLLLVFVEYSESNASLLIQAITSVDTKRGCKPWSNAMEILHEKDGVDTELLVYAMTLINKTLSALPDQDSFYDMVDVLEEQGMETVSQRHLGRKGTDLDLVEQLNIYEMTLRHEDGDDDSHPPPMGRRDRRRASLGGGDKKHGLERRRSRRASLGRSGQASPCSPASPQRAGFQPFSGHRAEDASESPARPLPPIVHRTTLQSITITSRKEHIKEDEQRNRTEPPPAPASSPSTPTSSSSSPLSPPAQPSLLATLLARKRSTVTVPATTEVSPPMRGSSRPSPDRLPYLPHSPFHLFSYDLEEEPSPSAPAKPTEEPPKTTSPRNGGLVSYSSLSTPNTPTSPRPALGGLLSSSYRQHQESLAAERERRRVEREERLQKIEREERNKHSRDYVDKMEEARLAREERYKNVERLAAEEYERDRVRVSRTRPDLNLTFEPSEAWPSSSRSSTPSSFASQEDTEADLEAETPATPYTPSETGEADDSSASVGTEEKEEEATAEEEEEQKEEEEEEGQEEAAEEKEEEVEERKEEAEKEREEAEEDSGILSDKERQNEEVNEKDNCSASSISSASSTLEREERGSTENGLKEAEVNEKCNKLLNSKLFMLDMLYSQNKKLSDNEEEEEDDMEKENEKGEVEDKEAQQDAKGELDGDQENSKRDDKSDHHGSIRPFAERFGNLIKDLSPTHPHLDSPANEPPPPPPKKESDTIWDQLLASPRELRIGDINFTDLTEDDDKDILDAVSMGGCGDLPPPPPPPPFIPRFPPPPPILGSCPPPPPLIGIMRPPPPPSFNAPIPVPPPPEPPLFNKKKKTVRLFWSEVRPTDSQYRDYKHSGDSFWSKLEPVKLDTAKLEHLFETKSKEMPVTKKTAADGKRQEIIVLDSKRSNAINIGLTVLPPPRTIKTAILNFDEYALNKEGIEKILTMIPTEEEKQKIQEAQLANPDVPLGSAEQFLLTLSSISELSARLQLWAFKMDYEATEKEVAEPLQDLKEGMEQLEKNKTLRYILSTLLSIGNFLNGTNAKGFELTYLEKVPEVKDTVHKQSLLHHACSAVVENFPQSTDLYSEIGAITRSAKVDFDQLQENLNQMERRCKASWDHLKVIAKHEMKPQLKQKMSDFLKDCAERIIILKIVHRRIINRFHSFLLFLGHPAYSVREISVHRFSKILSEFALEYRTTRDRVLQQKQKRADHRERNKTRGKMIVDVNAPGGRYGSSSSNSAPSCSQESEQPQGLDHAEDAAEHEVMKAVLRTSLSGGDKEGSGVPGLRTRTRSRPGRGGRTVQAWTPPVEDTQICGDDAADEIMERIVRSATQGPGTRAQPRERRRSRANRKSLRRTLKNGLTPEEALALGLTDSPDT; from the exons AAAGACTGTATAACTCCAATGGACGTGACTTGAGAAGGGCACTGTTCTCTCTAAAGCAGATTTTTCAG gaTGACAAAGACCTGGTGCATGAGTTTGTGATGGCCGAGGGTCTGACATGTCTCATCAAGGTGGGAGCAGAAGCTGACCAGAACTACCAGAACTACATATTAAGAG CTCTGGGGCAGATCATGCTGTATGTAGATGGGATGAACGGTGTCATTGGCCACCCTGAGACAATCCAGTGGCTCTACACTCTTGTTGGCTCAAAG TTCCGTCTGGTGGTAAAAACAGCCCTGAAGCTGCTGTTGGTGTTTGTGGAGTACTCTGAGTCCAACGCCTCACTGCTGATACAAGCCATCACCTCTGTAGACACCAAGAGAG GCTGCAAGCCATGGTCCAATGCTATGGAGATTTTGCATGAGAAGGATGGAGTGGACACAGAACTGCTGGTCTATGCCATGACCCTCATCAATAAG ACACTTTCAGCGCTGCCTGACCAGGATTCCTTCTATGATATGGTGGATGTTCTGGAGGAACAAGGCATGGAGACAGTTTCCCAAAGACACCTGGGTCGGAAAGGCACTGATCTTGACTTGGTCGAGCAGCTCAACATCTATGAG ATGACCCTACGCCATGAAGATGGCGATGACGACAGCCATCCTCCACCAATGGGACGCCGGGACCGCCGGAGAGCCAGCCTCGGTGGTGGGGACAAAAAGCATGGCCTGGAGAGGAGGCGAAGCCGCCGGGCTTCTCTTGGACGATCTGGTCAAGCCTCCCCCTGCAGCCCTGCATCCCCGCAGAGGGCCGGCTTCCAGCCTTTCAGTGGACACAGAGCTGAGGACGCAAGCGAGAG CCCGGCTCGACCTCTTCCACCCATTGTTCACAGAACAACCCTTCAGTCCATCACCATCACCTCCAGAAAGGAGCATATAAAAGAGGACGAGCAGAGGAATCGGACAGAACCACCTCCAGCACCCGCCTCCTCCCCCTCtacccccacctcctcctcctcctcccctctcagCCCCCCGGCACAACCTTCCCTGCTGGCCACGCTGCTGGCCAGGAAAAGGTCTACCGTCACTGTCCCAGCAACCACAGAGGTCAGTCCGCCCATGCGCGGCAGCTCCCGTCCCTCCCCCGACCGCCTGCCCTACCTGCCCCACTCGCCCTTCCACCTCTTCTCATACGATCTCGAGGAAGAGCCGTCACCCTCGGCTCCAGCTAAACCCACCGAGGAACCACCCAAAACGACGTCTCCCAG GAATGGAGGTCTCGTGTCCTACTCCTCTCTCAGCACTCCAAACACACCTACCAGCCCAAG ACCTGCTTTGGGAGGTCTTCTATCGTCGTCGTACCGACAACACCAGGAATCACTGGCAGCCGAGCGAGAGCGCCGTCGtgtggagagagaggagagactgCAGAAGatagaaagagaggagaggaacaaGCACAG CCGTGACTATGTGGATAAAATGGAAGAGGCCAGGCTTGCGCGGGAGGAGAG GTATAAGAACGTGGAGCGTCTGGCGGCGGAGGAGTACGAGAGGGACCGTGTCCGGGTGTCAAGGACTCGCCCTGACCTGAACCTGACCTTTGAACCATCGGAGGCCTGGCCCTCATCATCACGCAGCAGCACCCCGTCCTCCTTCGCATCCCAGGAGGACACAGAGGCAGATCTTGAAGCAGAGACTCCCGCCACTCCCTACACACCCTCTGAGACTG GAGAAGCCGATGACTCCAGTGCCAGTGTAGGaacagaggaaaaggaggaagaagccactgctgaggaggaggaagaacagaaggaagaagaagaagaggaagggcAGGAGGAAGCggcagaagaaaaggaggaagaagtcGAGGAACGTaaggaggaagcagagaaggagagagaggaggcggaggaggacaGCGGCATCCTCAGCGACAAGGAACGGCAGAATGAGGAAGTGAACGAGAAGGACAACTGCTCGGCCTCCAGCATCTCCTCTGCCAGCAGCACtctggagagggaggagagagggagcaCGGAGAATG GCTTGAAGGAGGCAGAGGTGAATGAGAAGTGCAACAAACTCCTCAACAGCAAACTCTTCATGCTGGACATGTTGTACTCCCAGAACAAGAAGCTCAGTGacaacgaggaggaggaggaagatgacaTGGAGAAGGAGAATGAGAAaggagaggtggaggacaaAGAGGCACAGCAGGATGCTAAAGGAGAACTGGATGGTGACCAGGAGAATAGCAAAAGGGATGACAAGTCAGACCATCACGGGAGCATTCGTCCATTTGCGGAGCGGTTTGGAAACTTGATCAAGGACCTTAGTCCAACCCACCCTCACCTGGACAGCCCGGCCAATGAGCCGCCTCCTCCCCCGCCCAAAAAGGAGTCCGACACGATCTGGGACCAGCTGTTGGCCAGCCCTCGAGAGCTGCGCATCGGGGACATCAACTTCACCGACCTGACGGAGGACGATGACAAGGACATTCTGGATGCTGTTTCGATGGGAGGATGTGGCGACCTCCCGCCTCCGCCGCCTCCTCCGCCCTTTATCCCCCGTTTCCCTCCACCCCCACCTATACTAGGCAGCTGCCCCCCACCCCCTCCCTTAATTGGCATTATGAGGCCTCCGCCCCCTCCTTCCTTTAACGCTCCAATTCCAGTGCCTCCTCCCCCAGAGCCGCCTCTtttcaacaaaaagaagaagacggTCAGGCTCTTCTGGAGTGAG GTGCGTCCAACTGACAGCCAGTACAGGGACTACAAGCACAGTGGGGACTCATTCTGGTCCAAACTGGAACCAGTAAAGTTGGACACTGCCAAATTGGAACACCTGTTTGAGACAAAATCAAAGGAAATGCCAGTTACAAAG aaaacagcagctgatggcaAACGTCAGGAGATAATTGTTTTGGATTCGAAGAGAAGTAACGCCATCAACATCGGCCTGACGGTTCTGCCTCCACCTCGCACCATTAAGACAGCCATTCTGAACTTTGACGAGTACGCACTTAACAAGGAGGGCATAGAG AAAATCCTAACGATGATCcccacagaggaggagaagcagaagaTCCAGGAGGCCCAGCTGGCCAATCCTGATGTCCCTCTGGGCTCTGCAGAGCAGTTTCTCCTCACTCTGTCCTCCATCAGTGAGCTTTCTGCCAGACTGCAGCTCTGGGCCTTTAAAATGGACTACGAAGCAACAGAGAAG GAAGTAGCAGAGCCACTGCAGGATCTAAAGGAGGGTATGGAGCAGCTGGAGAAGAACAAAACTCTTCGCTACATCCTCTCTACGCTGCTCTCAATCGGAAACTTCCTCAACGGCACCAAT GCTAAAGGCTTTGAGCTGACGTATTTGGAGAAGGTTCCGGAGGTGAAGGATACAGTCCATAAGCAGTCTCTGCTCCATCACGCCTGCTCTGCAGTGGTGGAGAACTTCCCTCAGAGCACCGACCTCTACTCCGAGATCGGAGCCATCACGCGATCTGCAAAA GTGGACTTTGACCAGCTGCAGGAGAACTTAAATCAGATGGAGCGGCGCTGCAAAGCCTCATGGGACCACCTGAAGGTGATCGCCAAGCACGAGATGAAGCCGCAGTTGAAGCAGAAGATGTCGGACTTCCTCAAAGACTGTGCAGAAAGAATCATCATCCTCAAGATTGTTCACCGCAGGATCATCAACAG GTTCCATTCGTTCCTGTTGTTCCTCGGCCATCCGGCCTACAGTGTGAGAGAGATCAGTGTCCACAGGTTCAGTAAAATCCTCAGTGAGTTTGCGCTGGAGTACCGAACGACCCGAGACCGtgtcctgcagcagaaacagaaacgCGCCGACCATCGCGAACGCAACAAGACCCGAGGAAAGATGATCGTGGATGTCAACGCTCCT GGTGGTCGATACGGCTcgagcagcagcaacagcgcCCCCAGCTGCAGCCAGGAGAGTGAGCAGCCTCAGGGTCTGGACCACGCTGAGGACGCTGCAGAACACGAGGTCATGAAAGCTGTGCTGAGAACCAGCCTCAGCGGTGGTGACAAGGAGGGCAGTGGGGTGCCGGGCCTTCGGACACGGACCAGATCACGGCCAGGACGAGGAG GTCGCACTGTGCAGGCCTGGACACCGCCTGTTGAGGACACTCAGATCTGTGGAGACGATGCAGCAGATGAAATCATGGAGCGTATAGTGAGGTCGGCCACTCAGGGTCCAGGAACCAGAGCCCAGCcccgagagaggaggaggtccAGAGCCAACCGCAAATCAC TGAGGCGGACTCTGAAAAACGGTCTGACACCAGAAGAAGCTCTTGCTTTGGGGCTAACTGATTCTCCAGACACATAA